A genome region from Fusarium musae strain F31 chromosome 5, whole genome shotgun sequence includes the following:
- a CDS encoding hypothetical protein (EggNog:ENOG41): MFGSGKAASDNGSSKDEIVLLPVQAKSGILRVTEIETKVHDPNQHTNLPIPDPTFDLPDNHPNKNAIEVLWLPRGSHSSDDTGEKVRRALNNEKEMTILGCCKQFPKAIFWSLLLFLTVVMEGYDKSLVAGFVAFPAFRRRYGEEFGTPNGPIYEISPLWQTALQVSAIACISWGVIQTLAATYAAEVVPSAIRACLLSMTNMCWSLVHNNSEWSYRIPFALQWAFAIPLLIGIIFAPESPWWLIRRERKVEARHALQRLTKQSQLDIDDTIAVMEHTNRIERKLNYGGSSYLDLFKGANLRRTEICCMVWSVQALCGWILTGYAPYFLEQAGFDSSKSFSLSTGMYGMALVGGMISWFLLSHIGRRKLYLTGLAAAVFMLTLGGILSVVLDGQKGLNWSLGAILITTTFLYNLSIGPTCYVIVAEIPSTRLRVKTIALARVVYNIFMIVNNVIVPQMLNPTAWNMQGKSCFVYAGTALLCLVYCYFRLPETKGLSYLELDMLFEKGAPTAKFKELQQRLANSAYLTVDRAERMRNAWHGWLTYS, encoded by the exons GACAAAAGTACATGATCCAAACCAACACACCAACCTTCCCATCCCAGACCCGACGTTTGACCTACCAGACAATCACCCTAACAAGAATGCCATCGAGGTACTATGGCTTCCCCGTGGGTCGCACAGCTCCGACGACACGGGCGAGAAGGTCCGTCGCGCGCTGAATaatgagaaggagatgacCATCTTGGGATGCTGCAAGCAATTCCCCAAAGCAATCTTCTGgtcgctgctgctgttcctcACTGTTGTTATGGAGGGGTACGATAAGAGTCTTGTCGCTGGATTTGTCGCATTTCCTGCATTTCGACGACGGTATGGCGAGGAGTTTGGTACGCCGAATGGACCGATTTATGAGATCTCACCGCTATGGCAGACGGCGCTTCAGGTCTCGGCTATTGCGT GTATCTCATGGGGTGTCATCCAAACACTCGCAGCTACATACGCCGCCGAGGTTGTCCCCTCAGCCATCCGTGCCTGTCTTCTCAGCATGACCAACATGTGCTGG TCTCTCGTCCACAACAACTCAGAGTGGTCTTACCGTATCCCCTTTGCCCTTCAATGGGCCTTCGCCATCCCTCTCCTCATCGGCATTATCTTTGCCCCCGAAAGTCCATGGTGGCTCATCCGTCGTGAGCGCAAGGTCGAAGCGCGCCATGCTCTGCAGCGCTTGACCAAGCAGTCTCAGCTCGATATCGACGACACCATTGCTGTCATGGAGCATACTAACCGTATTGAACGTAAGCTCAACTACGGCGGTTCAAGCTATCTTGACTTGTTCAAGGGCGCCAACCTTCGACGAACTGAGATTTGCTGCATGGTTTGGTCTGTCCAGGCTCTGTGCGGTTGGATTTTGACTGGTTACGCTCCTTACTTCCTTGAGCAGGCCGGCTTCGACTCGTCCAAATCCTTCAGTCTGTCCACTGGCATGTATGGTATGGCCTTGGTTGGAGGCATGATCTCTTGGTTCCTTCTATCTCATATCGGCCGTCGCAAGCTGTACCTCACTGGCCTCGCCGCTGCTGTCTTTATGCTTACACTTGGTGGTATTCTCTCAGTCGTTCTTGATGGTCAAAAGGGTCTCAACTGGTCCCTCggtgccattctcatcacaacaaccttcttATATAACCTGAGCATCGGCCCAACATGCTATGTCATCGTCGCCGAGATCCCTTCTACCCGTCTTCGTGTTAAGACTATCGCTTTGGCTCGCGTTGTCTACAACATCTTCATGATCGTCAACAACGTCATCGTTCCTCAGATGCTTAACCCTACCGCTTGGAACATGCAAGGAAAATCATGCTTCGTCTACGCTGGTACAGCTCTCCTTTGTCTCGTCTACTGTTACTTCCGTCTACCTGAGACCAAGGGTCTATCGTACCTTGAGTTGGATATGTTGTTTGAGAAGGGGGCGCCTactgccaagttcaaggagttGCAGCAGAGACTTGCGAACTCTGCATACTTAACAGTTGACAGGGCGGAGCGCATGAGGAATGCTTGGCACGGTTGGCTCACATATTCATAA